The following coding sequences lie in one Musa acuminata AAA Group cultivar baxijiao chromosome BXJ1-8, Cavendish_Baxijiao_AAA, whole genome shotgun sequence genomic window:
- the LOC135680627 gene encoding L-type lectin-domain containing receptor kinase IX.1-like, with protein MVVHRSSSMLSALFCLWIVVPSATCLSFNLSFLDPASRSGIDLQGNATWNSTDGIQLTNDTIFYNVGRAVYREPLLLWDARTKAMSDFTTHFSFIIRNSSKTSSSGDGLAFFMAPYPSHLLPDSSCGSLGIFPRVSSDYLVPTVAVEFDTHQNEWDVDDHHVGIDVNSFVSQKPASWNGSFKTGMLANAWVSYDAITRNLSVFLTYADNPVFAGDSILHTVIDLRDHLPANVTVGFSAATGLVTETHAVLSWSFRSSLQPRSIPPPTAPTASDAAKSKSKTGLIVGLVFGAGALMVMPGLLLFVLWRRRRKSRGRNAADGDEDMDFDLTTDDDFMGNRGPKRFAYKELARATRNFSDEGKLGEGGFGSVYRGHLKDLKLDVAIKRVSRESRQGRKEYVSEVKIISRLRHRNLVQLVGWCHDRGEFLLVYEFMPNGSLDSYLYSPAAGLGWPARHKIALGLASALLYLHEEWEQCVMHRDVKPSNIMLDSAFNAKLGDFGLARLVDHDRNLQTTDLAGTRVYIAPECFYTGKPSKESDVYSFGIVALEIACGRRPVELKEKDPGKEILVEWVWELYGRRTILEAADARLNGDFDETQMECLMVVGLWCAHPDYNLRPSIRQAINALNLETPLPELPPKMPVPMYYTPWSDVSQSLHASSLATTTSITAKSAPTGSSSMSPSSSHLLKSPNTSAVIST; from the coding sequence ATGGTGGTTCATCGATCCAGCAGCATGTTGTCTGCTCTCTTTTGCTTGTGGATCGTTGTCCCTTCGGCAACCTGCCTCTCCTTCAATCTCTCTTTTCTTGATCCCGCAAGTCGCTCCGGAATCGATCTGCAAGGCAATGCAACCTGGAACAGCACCGATGGCATTCAGCTCACCAACGACACCATCTTCTACAACGTGGGGAGAGCGGTGTACCGAGAGCCGCTGCTCCTGTGGGATGCCCGCACCAAGGCGATGTCCGATTTCACCACCCATTTTTCCTTCATCATCCGTAACTCTTCGAAAACTTCATCGTCCGGCGATGGCCTCGCGTTCTTCATGGCGCCGTATCCTTCTCACCTCCTCCCCGATTCCTCCTGTGGCTCTCTCGGCATCTTCCCAAGAGTCTCCTCGGATTATCTTGTCCCGACGGTGGCGGTCGAGTTCGACACCCACCAAAACGAATGGGATGTGGACGACCACCACGTTGGGATCGATGTCAACTCGTTCGTCTCACAGAAGCCTGCGAGCTGGAACGGCAGTTTCAAGACTGGGATGCTGGCGAATGCATGGGTGAGCTACGACGCCATCACTCGTAATCTGAGCGTCTTCCTCACTTATGCCGACAACCCTGTTTTCGCTGGTGATTCCATCCTCCACACCGTCATCGATCTGCGGGATCACCTACCGGCAAACGTTACAGTAGGCTTCTCGGCGGCCACTGGTCTGGTGACCGAGACGCATGCCGTTCTGTCGTGGTCTTTCAGGTCGAGTCTGCAACCAAGAAGCATTCCGCCGCCGACGGCTCCGACAGCATCGGATGCAGCGAAAAGTAAGAGCAAGACGGGGCTCATAGTCGGTTTGGTGTTCGGAGCAGGGGCTCTGATGGTCATGCCGGGCTTGCTGTTGTTCGTtctgtggaggaggaggaggaagtctCGCGGCAGGAATGCAGCAGATGGTGACGAGGACATGGATTTCGATCTAACCACGGATGATGATTTCATGGGAAACAGAGGGCCAAAGAGGTTCGCGTACAAAGAGCTGGCCCGTGCAACGAGGAACTTCTCCGACGAGGGTAAGCTAGGGGAGGGAGGATTCGGGTCGGTCTACAGAGGTCACTTGAAAGATCTGAAGCTTGATGTGGCCATTAAGAGGGTCTCTCGGGAGTCGCGACAGGGAAGGAAGGAGTACGTCTCCGAGGTCAAGATCATAAGCCGGCTGAGGCACCGGAACCTGGTGCAGCTGGTGGGCTGGTGCCATGACCGCGGAGAATTCTTGCTCGTCTACGAGTTCATGCCCAACGGAAGCCTCGATTCCTATCTGTACAGCCCCGCAGCAGGTCTGGGGTGGCCGGCGCGGCACAAGATAGCGCTGGGCCTCGCCTCTGCTCTGCTCTATCTGCACGAGGAGTGGGAGCAGTGCGTGATGCACCGCGACGTCAAGCCCAGCAACATCATGCTGGACTCCGCGTTCAACGCCAAGCTGGGAGATTTCGGGCTCGCCCGGCTCGTCGACCACGATCGCAACTTGCAGACGACGGACTTGGCCGGCACGAGAGTCTACATCGCCCCCGAATGCTTCTACACCGGCAAACCCAGCAAAGAGTCGGACGTTTACAGCTTCGGCATCGTCGCGTTGGAGATCGCATGCGGTCGAAGGCCAGTGGAACTCAAGGAGAAGGACCCGGGCAAGGAAATACTGGTGGAATGGGTTTGGGAGCTCTACGGACGAAGAACGATCCTGGAAGCAGCAGACGCGAGGCTCAACGGCGACTTCGACGAGACGCAGATGGAGTGCTTGATGGTGGTAGGGTTATGGTGTGCTCATCCGGATTACAACCTGCGGCCATCGATCCGACAGGCCATCAACGCGCTCAATCTCGAGACTCCACTGCCGGAGCTTCCCCCCAAGATGCCGGTGCCCATGTACTACACGCCGTGGAGTGATGTGAGCCAGTCTCTGCATGCGTCGTCTCTCGCCACGACAACTTCGATTACTGCGAAGTCCGCACCGACGGGCTCCTCCAGCATGTCACCGAGTTCGTCTCACTTGCTGAAGTCGCCCAACACTTCGGCCGTGATTTCCACATGA
- the LOC135680628 gene encoding L-type lectin-domain containing receptor kinase IX.1-like has protein sequence MVVHRSSSMLSALFCLWIVVPSATCLSFNLSFLDPASRSGIELQGNATWNSTDGIQLTNDTIFYNVGRAVYREPLLLWDARTKAMSDFTTHFSFIIRNSSNTSPSGDGLAFFMAPYPSPLLPDSSGAQLGIFEGVSLNSTVPTVAVEFDTYQNEWDVDDHHVGIDANSIISQKNASWNGSLKTGMLANAWVSYDAITRNLSVFLTYADNPVFAGDSVLHTIIDLRDHLPANVTVGFSAATGQVTETHAVLSWSFSPSLQPRSIPPPTAPTASDAAKSKSKTGLIVGLVIGAGALMTMPGLLLFVLWRRRRKSRGRNAADREEDMDLDQTTDDDFMGNRGPKRFAYKELARATRNFSDEGKLGEGGFGSVYRGHLKDLKLDVAIKRVSRESRQGRKEYVSEVKIISRLRHRNLVQLVGWCHDRGEFLLVYEFIPNGSLDSYLYSPAAGLGWPARHKIALGLASALLYLHEEWEQCVMHRDVKPSNIMLDSAFNATLGDFGLARLVDHDRNLHTTDLAGTRVYIAPECFYTGKPSKESDVYSFGIVALEIACGRRPVELKEKDPGNEILVEWVWELYGRRTILKAADARLNGDFDETQMECLMVVGLWCAHPDYNVRPSIRQAINALNLETPLPELPPKMPVPMYYTPWSDVSQSLHASSLATTTSITAKSAPTGSSSMSPSSSHLLKSPNTEAVIST, from the coding sequence ATGGTGGTTCATCGATCCAGCAGCATGTTGTCTGCTCTCTTTTGCTTGTGGATCGTTGTCCCTTCGGCAACCTGCCTCTCCTTCAATCTCTCTTTTCTTGATCCCGCAAGTCGCTCCGGAATCGAGCTGCAAGGCAATGCAACCTGGAACAGCACCGATGGCATTCAGCTCACCAACGACACCATCTTCTACAACGTGGGAAGAGCGGTGTACCGAGAGCCGCTGCTCCTGTGGGATGCTCGCACCAAGGCGATGTCCGATTTCACCACCCATTTTTCCTTCATCATCCGTAACTCTTCGAATACTTCACCGTCCGGCGATGGCCTCGCGTTCTTCATGGCGCCGTATCCTTCTCCCCTCCTCCCCGATTCCTCCGGTGCCCAACTCGGCATCTTCGAAGGAGTCTCCTTGAATTCTACTGTCCCGACGGTGGCGGTCGAGTTCGACACCTACCAAAACGAATGGGATGTGGACGACCACCACGTTGGGATCGATGCCAACTCGATCATCTCACAGAAGAATGCGAGCTGGAACGGCAGTCTCAAGACTGGGATGCTGGCGAATGCATGGGTGAGCTACGACGCCATCACTCGAAATCTGAGCGTCTTCCTCACTTATGCCGACAACCCTGTTTTCGCTGGTGATTCCGTCCTCCACACCATCATCGATCTGCGGGATCACCTACCGGCAAACGTTACCGTAGGCTTCTCGGCGGCCACTGGTCAGGTGACCGAGACGCATGCCGTTCTATCGTGGTCATTCAGCCCGAGTCTGCAACCAAGAAGCATTCCGCCGCCGACGGCTCCGACAGCATCGGATGCAGCGAAAAGTAAGAGCAAGACGGGGCTCATAGTCGGTTTGGTGATCGGAGCAGGGGCTCTGATGACCATGCCGGGCTTGCTGTTGTTCGTTCtgtggaggcggaggaggaagtcCCGTGGAAGGAATGCAGCAGATCGTGAAGAGGACATGGATTTGGATCAAACCACGGATGATGATTTCATGGGAAACAGAGGGCCAAAGAGATTCGCGTACAAAGAGCTGGCCCGTGCAACGAGGAACTTCTCCGACGAGGGTAAGCTAGGGGAGGGAGGATTCGGGTCGGTCTACAGAGGTCACTTGAAAGATCTGAAGCTTGATGTGGCCATTAAGAGGGTCTCTCGGGAGTCGCGACAGGGAAGGAAGGAGTACGTCTCCGAGGTCAAGATCATAAGCCGGCTGAGGCACCGGAACCTGGTGCAGCTGGTGGGCTGGTGCCATGACCGCGGAGAATTTTTGCTCGTCTACGAGTTCATCCCCAACGGAAGCCTCGATTCCTATCTGTACAGCCCCGCAGCAGGTCTGGGGTGGCCGGCGCGGCACAAGATAGCGCTGGGCCTCGCCTCTGCTCTGCTCTATCTGCACGAGGAGTGGGAGCAGTGCGTGATGCACCGCGACGTCAAGCCCAGCAACATCATGCTGGACTCCGCGTTCAACGCCACGCTGGGAGATTTCGGGCTCGCCCGGCTCGTCGACCACGATCGCAACTTGCATACGACGGACTTGGCCGGCACGAGAGTCTACATCGCCCCCGAATGCTTCTACACCGGCAAACCCAGCAAAGAGTCGGACGTTTACAGCTTCGGCATCGTCGCGTTGGAGATCGCATGCGGTCGAAGGCCAGTGGAACTCAAGGAGAAGGACCCGGGCAATGAAATACTGGTGGAATGGGTTTGGGAGCTCTACGGACGAAGAACGATCCTGAAAGCAGCAGACGCGAGGCTCAACGGCGACTTCGACGAGACGCAGATGGAGTGCTTGATGGTGGTAGGGTTATGGTGTGCTCATCCGGATTACAACGTGCGGCCATCGATCCGACAGGCCATCAACGCGCTCAATCTCGAGACTCCACTGCCGGAGCTCCCCCCCAAGATGCCGGTGCCCATGTACTACACGCCGTGGAGTGATGTGAGCCAGTCTCTGCATGCGTCGTCTCTCGCCACGACAACTTCGATTACTGCCAAGTCGGCACCGACGGGCTCCTCCAGCATGTCTCCGAGTTCGTCTCACTTGCTGAAGTCGCCCAACACTGAGGCCGTGATTTCCACATGA
- the LOC135588868 gene encoding seed lectin-like, with translation MVVHRSSSMLSALFCLWIVVPSATCLSFNLSFLDPASRSGIELQGNATWNSTDGIQLTNDTIFYNVGRAVYREPLLLWDARTKAMSDFTTHFSFIIRNSSKTSSSGDGLAFFMAPYPSPLVPDSSCGSLGIFPRVSSDYLVPTVAVEFDTHQNEWDVDDHHVGIDVNSFVSQKAASWNGSLNTGMLANAWVSYDAITRNLSVFLTYADNPVFAGDSVLHTVIDLRDHLPANVTVGFSAATGLVTETHAVLSWSFSSSLQPRSIPPPTAPTASDAAKSKSKTGLIVGLVIGACALIGLC, from the coding sequence ATGGTGGTTCATCGATCCAGCAGCATGTTGTCTGCTCTCTTTTGCTTGTGGATCGTTGTCCCTTCGGCAACCTGCCTCTCCTTCAATCTCTCTTTTCTTGATCCCGCAAGTCGCTCCGGAATCGAGCTGCAAGGCAATGCAACCTGGAACAGCACCGATGGCATTCAGCTCACCAACGACACCATCTTCTACAACGTGGGGAGAGCGGTGTACCGAGAGCCGCTGCTCCTGTGGGATGCCCGCACCAAGGCGATGTCCGATTTCACCACCCATTTTTCCTTCATCATCCGTAACTCTTCGAAAACTTCATCGTCCGGCGATGGCCTCGCGTTCTTCATGGCGCCGTATCCTTCTCCCCTCGTCCCCGATTCCTCCTGTGGCTCTCTCGGCATCTTCCCAAGAGTCTCCTCGGATTATCTTGTCCCGACGGTGGCGGTCGAGTTCGACACCCACCAAAACGAATGGGATGTGGACGACCACCACGTTGGGATCGATGTCAACTCGTTCGTCTCACAGAAGGCTGCGAGCTGGAACGGCAGTCTCAATACTGGGATGCTGGCGAATGCATGGGTGAGCTACGACGCCATCACTCGTAATCTGAGCGTCTTCCTCACTTATGCCGACAACCCTGTTTTCGCTGGTGATTCCGTCCTCCACACCGTCATCGATCTGCGGGATCACCTACCGGCAAACGTTACAGTAGGCTTCTCGGCGGCCACTGGTCTGGTGACCGAGACGCATGCCGTTCTGTCGTGGTCTTTCAGCTCGAGTCTGCAACCAAGAAGCATTCCGCCGCCGACGGCTCCGACAGCATCGGATGCAGCGAAAAGTAAGAGCAAGACGGGGCTCATAGTCGGTTTGGTGATTGGAGCATGCGCTCTGATTGGGCTCTGTTGA